One part of the Microvirga sp. TS319 genome encodes these proteins:
- a CDS encoding amino acid ABC transporter ATP-binding protein — MYQNPGASAVIAANVSKSFGVVPVLNNVSFSVKTGEVIALLGPSGAGKSTLLRCINHLEKINSGRIFVNGELIGYEERAGVLYELPDARISAQRTAVGMVFQSFNLFKHMTVLQNVMSGPIHVLKRPKQEAEALAFTLLEKVGLPDKANAYPSQLSGGQQQRIAIARALAMKPRVMLLDEPTSALDPELSQEVIATIRNLAEQGQTMLIATHEMEIAREFSDRIIFMVKGEIVEDVPAKTFFTSPQHERSRQFVARHAS, encoded by the coding sequence ATGTATCAAAACCCTGGTGCGTCGGCGGTAATTGCAGCAAACGTCTCGAAGTCCTTCGGGGTGGTGCCGGTACTCAACAATGTTTCCTTCAGCGTCAAGACCGGTGAGGTCATTGCGCTCCTTGGGCCGTCCGGCGCTGGCAAATCAACGCTGCTGCGCTGCATCAATCATCTAGAGAAAATCAACAGTGGCAGGATTTTCGTCAACGGTGAGCTGATCGGCTACGAGGAGCGTGCCGGCGTTCTTTATGAGTTGCCCGATGCGCGGATCAGCGCACAGCGTACCGCAGTCGGCATGGTCTTCCAGAGCTTCAACCTGTTCAAGCATATGACGGTCTTACAGAACGTGATGTCAGGACCTATTCACGTGCTGAAGCGGCCGAAGCAGGAAGCGGAGGCATTGGCGTTTACCCTGCTGGAAAAGGTCGGGTTGCCCGACAAGGCGAATGCCTATCCGTCCCAATTGTCAGGCGGTCAGCAGCAGCGGATTGCAATTGCCCGCGCCTTGGCCATGAAGCCCCGGGTGATGCTGTTGGACGAACCGACCAGCGCTCTTGATCCGGAACTTTCACAGGAGGTCATCGCCACGATTAGGAATCTTGCTGAGCAAGGCCAAACCATGCTGATCGCAACGCATGAGATGGAAATCGCCCGCGAGTTTTCAGATCGGATCATCTTCATGGTCAAAGGCGAGATCGTCGAGGATGTCCCAGCTAAAACCTTCTTCACCTCGCCGCAACATGAGCGCAGCCGCCAGTTTGTTGCCCGTCATGCAA